The Desulfobulbus propionicus DSM 2032 DNA segment GGCGATTCGCTGATCCGGGTGGTCGATGGGGTGGTCACAACTGGGCCGGATCGGCTCGGTCCCTGCATGGCCGCCGGCGGGTCGGCACCCAGCCTGATGGACGCGCTCAACGTCCTCGAACTGGCGGCCTTTGGCGAGGTGGAACGCTCCCGCGAGGGGATACACGCCCTGGCATCGGCCCATCAACTGGACAGCACTGCCCTGGCCGAGCAGGCGGTGGACGCGGCATTGGCCACCATCGGCGCCAAAATCGACACCCTGGTGCGCATGGTCAATACCAAGCCGGTTTACACCATCCACGAAATTCTCGAGGATCGGGAGATCAAGCCGCGCAAGCTGATCGTCATCGGCGGACCGGCCGCGGTATTCCAGGAACTGCTCGCCAAGCGACTGGGCATGGCCGTTGAGGTTCCGCCCCTGCACGGCGTGGCCAACGCGGTCGGCGCGGCCCTGACCCGCACCACCAGCCACCTGGCCCTGACCGCCAACACCGCCCGCGGGCAGCTGTCGGTGCCGATGCTCGGCATCTTCCGTACCGTCGCTCGCGGTTACAGTCTTCAAGAGGCCACCAGCGAGGCCAAGAGCCTGTTGCGTGCCGATCTGGACAAGGCGGGCGTGTCCCTGGCCGACGATGACATTCAGATCACCCAGGCGGATGCCTTCAACATGGTGGAAGGCTCGTACACCGCCGGAAAAAACATCCGGGTAGTGGCCCAGGTGCGGCCCGCGGTGGTGGCCCGGTTGGCCGGCGATTCTGTTCCCGTCCGCCTTGCCGGCCAGCCCTGACAGCCGCCATGCCCTTCTCTCCGCAACCTTCAGCCCCACAGGTCACCTCATGCTGAAAGCCACCTCATCGCTCGGCGTCATCTTTTTCCCCGCCTTTGACTGGGCCATCTCCCCCACCCATCCCGAACGGGAGGAGCGCCTCCTCTACACCCAGGACCAGTTCCGTGAGGAAGGCCTCTTTGATATCGAGGGCATCGACGAATATCGTCCCCTCTATGCCACCGACCAGGACATCATGCGCGCCCACTTCTGCTTCCCCTCGGTGGAGGCGGTGTGTACCGAGTCGCACCGCATCTCCGCCGGCGGCGCCATTCAAGCCGCCCGCCTGGTGCTTGAGGGAGAAACGCGGCGCGCCTTTGCCCTGGTCCGTCCCCCCGGCCACCACGCCATGAAGGTGGTGCACGGCAACCGGGGGTTCTGCAACATCAACATCGAGGCAGTGATGGTCGAATGGATCCGCGAGCACTACGGCCGCAAACGAATCGCCATCGTCGACACCGACTGTCACCACGGTGATGGCACCCAGGACGTCTACTGGCACGATCCGGACGTGCTCTTCATTTCCCTGCATCAGGACGGCCGCACCCTCTATCCTGGCTCCGGTTTCCCCCACGAGAACGGCGGCCCGCGCGCCCTGGGCAAGACGATCAACATCCCCCTGCCGCCGCGCACCTCGGATGCCGGCTACCTCCATGCCATCGAAAACGTGGTCCTGCCGATCCTGGCCGATTTCAAGCCCGACTTGGTGATCAACTCCGCCGGCCAGGACAACCACTACTCGGATCCGATCACCAACATGCAGTTCTCGGCCCAGGGCTATGCCCGGCTCAACGAGCTGCTCAAGCCCGACATCGCCGTGCTCGAAGGCGGCTACTCGATCAAGGGTGCCCTGCCCTACGTCAACCTTGGCATCTGCCTGGCCATGGCCGGCTGTGACTACTCGGCAGTGCGCGAACCGGATTACAACGCGGCCGCCCTGCGGGAAGATCCGGACACCATGGAGTACATCAAAAACAGCTGTCCCCATCTGTTGGACGGCTATTTTCATCCGGCCGAAGGCGATTTCGATAAGCAGGGCGCGTACTTCATCCGTGAACGCAAAATCTATTACGACACAGACGGCATTCTCGAAAAACAGCGCGAGGAACTCAAAGACTGCGATCACTGCCGGGGCCTGCGGCTGATCAAGACCAGCTCCAGCCATCTGCTGCCCTGCCTGGGCGTGGAGCTGCCCATCGACTGCTGCCCGGCCTGCGAGCGCGAGGGGTACGAGGCCTTCGAGAAGAGCAGCACGAAGGACTATCTGGTGACCCAGCTGCTCGACCAGAAAAACAAGCAGTTCCGCTACCGATCCAGCGGGGACTGAACGGAATGCCGCAGGGCACGGACACGGACACGGATATTCCCATGGCTGACTCCCTGCTGCGCCGCTTTTTCCTGCCCAAGCCCAACCGGTTTTTTCTCCTCCGTCTGTCGGCGGTCGCCCTGGCGACCGTGCTCTTTTTTACCCAGGTGCTGATCCCCCTGCGGATCGAGGGTTACAGCATGGAACCCACCTACCGCAACGGGACCTTCAACCTCTGCTGGCGCTGGCGCTACCTGCTGAGCGAGCCCCGGCACGGTGATGTGGTGGTGATCCGCTTCGCCGGCCGTCGGGTGATGCTGCTCAAACGGGTGGTGGCCCTGGCCGGCGATTCCGTGGCCTTCCGTGAGGGCGTGCTGCTGATCAATGGCCAGCCGGTGACCGAACCCTACGTGCGCATGCGGTCGAACTGGAACCTGGAACCGCGCACCGTGGCAGCGGGCAAGGTCTACGTGGTGGGCGACAATCGCGGCGTGCCCATCGAGCGGCACCATTTTGGCCAAGTGGACCAGGAACGGATCATGGGAGGTGTGCTGTGGTGAACAAAAAAACCATTGTTCTTGGCCTGTTGCTCGTTGTCGCGGCCGTTGTGCTTGTTGTTCGTCTCTGGCCAAGCGACGAGCGGGCCATCCGCAAGCAACTGGCCCTGATCGAGGAGGCCGGCTCCAAGGAGGCCTCGGAACAGCCGCTGGAATCCCTGCTCAAGGCCAAACAGCTGGCCGCGCTTTTTCACGATCCCTGCGAACTGATTGTCGAGGCGGTCACGTATCACGGCCTGTATTCACGCAAGGAGATCATGGATCGCATCAACTTGGTGCGCGCCAATTACCGGACGGCGCGGGTCAGCCTGCACGACGTGACCATCGCGATTCCCGGGGACAACAACGCGGTGGTCAACTGCACCATACGTCTAAGCGGCGAGGGCAAGGGGCAGCCGGTGGCCGATGTCCAGGAACTGCGCGCCGAGCTGCGCAAGATCGAAGGCGACTGGCTGTTGACCCACGTCACCCTGATCGAGGTGCTGGAACGGTAGCCGCCTCAACCGCTGACCAGCAGCACCAGGGCCATGGAGGCAAAGGAAAGCAGGGTCGAAAGGACGATCACCGCCGAGGCCAGTTCGGTGTCGGAGTTGAGCTGCGAGGAGAGAATATAGATCGCGGTCGAGGTGGGCAGGGCAAAAAAGAGCATGCTCACCTGCCACGCCAGGCCGGTAACGCCGAACAGCCACAGGAAAAACAGTCCCACCAGTGGCAGTGCCAAGAGCTTGCATCCGGCAGCGGCCAGGGCCAGTCCCATGTTGTCGCGAAGATTTCGGCTGGTCAGGCTGCCGCCGATGGAGAACAGGGCCAGCGGCAGGGTCACCTGGGACATCAGCTTGAGGGTGTTGTCGATCGGGCCGGGAAAAAATCCGACCAGGCGGGAATAGGCAATGCCGCCGACACAGGCGAGGATCAGCGGATTGGCCAGCAGGTGTTTGAGGGTGATGAACAAACGTTCGCCGAGCCGGCCGCCATCACCGCCATACCAGATAAGAATCGGCACACAGAGCAGATTGATCAGCGGAATGAGCAGGCCGATGAGCACGCCGTACAGCTGGGCTCCAGGCCCGCCAAAGGCGTTGAGAACGACCGCCATGCCGATGTAGGTGTTGAAGCGGTAGCAGCCCTGATTGAAGGATCCGGCCTGGAACGCGCGCACCGGCCAGTGGCGGATGATCAGCAGGCTGAGGCCGCATACCGTCACCACCGCCAGGGCCGAGGCCGGCAGGTAGCGCCAGTTGCCATCGAACAGCAGCGGCGCCGAGCCGATCTTCCAGAACAGCATCAGGGGAAAGAAGACAAAATAGACCAGTTGGTCCGAGGTGCGATGAAAGGCAGTGTCGGTTATGGCGAAGCGTTTCACAATCCAGCCGAAAACGATCAGGGCCAGGACCGGAAAAAGGGCGTTGAGCAGGATCATGGGTGCGGTGGGGTGCGATGAGGTTGTGGTGGAAACGCTGTGCTCACGGCTGGCATTGTTCCCCATCCGCCCCTGGCGGGCAATCGGATTTTTCCCACGCCGGCCAGATTGTTTCCTTGCTCCCGCCGCCCCCTGACGCCGCGTTCACGGCCATCGGCCAGCGCGGGACAATCACCGTGGCAGCGGGCCGTCGTCATTGGGCTCGCCGCACCTTCTGCCCATGAACGAGTAGGGTTGAAAGACCTCCAAGACGTTCGGTTCAGGCATGCGGATGATGTTGAAGATGTTCGGAGAATACCAGACCCCAGCCCGCCGGCCATCTGGAGCGAGGATGACGCCGCCGTAGTAGTCGCAACCGCCGTATCGTTCGCCCCGGTACCACTGCAGCCAGCCGTTCAACCGCTGTTCGGACATGTCGATGTGTGCCCAGACCCGGGTCTGGAGGGTGAAGCGGTTGTCGATGGCGATAATCGATTCGGGCGCGGTTATGGAACCGAGATAATAATAGCTGTGTTCCGGAAACAGCTGGCCGGCTTCAAACGTCTGCTGCACGG contains these protein-coding regions:
- a CDS encoding histone deacetylase family protein; translated protein: MLKATSSLGVIFFPAFDWAISPTHPEREERLLYTQDQFREEGLFDIEGIDEYRPLYATDQDIMRAHFCFPSVEAVCTESHRISAGGAIQAARLVLEGETRRAFALVRPPGHHAMKVVHGNRGFCNINIEAVMVEWIREHYGRKRIAIVDTDCHHGDGTQDVYWHDPDVLFISLHQDGRTLYPGSGFPHENGGPRALGKTINIPLPPRTSDAGYLHAIENVVLPILADFKPDLVINSAGQDNHYSDPITNMQFSAQGYARLNELLKPDIAVLEGGYSIKGALPYVNLGICLAMAGCDYSAVREPDYNAAALREDPDTMEYIKNSCPHLLDGYFHPAEGDFDKQGAYFIRERKIYYDTDGILEKQREELKDCDHCRGLRLIKTSSSHLLPCLGVELPIDCCPACEREGYEAFEKSSTKDYLVTQLLDQKNKQFRYRSSGD
- the lepB gene encoding signal peptidase I, translating into MADSLLRRFFLPKPNRFFLLRLSAVALATVLFFTQVLIPLRIEGYSMEPTYRNGTFNLCWRWRYLLSEPRHGDVVVIRFAGRRVMLLKRVVALAGDSVAFREGVLLINGQPVTEPYVRMRSNWNLEPRTVAAGKVYVVGDNRGVPIERHHFGQVDQERIMGGVLW
- a CDS encoding AEC family transporter, which gives rise to MILLNALFPVLALIVFGWIVKRFAITDTAFHRTSDQLVYFVFFPLMLFWKIGSAPLLFDGNWRYLPASALAVVTVCGLSLLIIRHWPVRAFQAGSFNQGCYRFNTYIGMAVVLNAFGGPGAQLYGVLIGLLIPLINLLCVPILIWYGGDGGRLGERLFITLKHLLANPLILACVGGIAYSRLVGFFPGPIDNTLKLMSQVTLPLALFSIGGSLTSRNLRDNMGLALAAAGCKLLALPLVGLFFLWLFGVTGLAWQVSMLFFALPTSTAIYILSSQLNSDTELASAVIVLSTLLSFASMALVLLVSG